One segment of Brassica napus cultivar Da-Ae chromosome C3, Da-Ae, whole genome shotgun sequence DNA contains the following:
- the LOC106390049 gene encoding xyloglucan endotransglucosylase/hydrolase protein 24 yields the protein MSSFKIFFFSALLAAVFSASAADFNSDVNVAWGNGRGKILNNGQLLTLTLDKSSGSGFQSKAEYLFGKIDMQIKLVPGNSAGTVTTFYLKSEGSTWDEIDFEFLGNMSGDPYTLHTNVYTQGKGDKEQQFHLWFDPAANFHTYSILWNPQRIIWTVDNTPIREFKNSEPLGVLFPKSKPMRMYASLWNADDWATRGGLVKTDWSKAPFVASYRHIKCDGCVHANGRSSCSSTRPTSNWYTQQMDSTSQARLRWVQKNYMIYNYCTDSKRFPQGIPRECATSA from the exons ATGTCTTCTTTCAAAATATTCTTCTTCTCAGCTCTACTCGCGGCTGTGTTTTCAGCCTCGGCAGCTGACTTCAACAGCGACGTCAACGTAGCATGGGGAAACGGCCGTGGGAAGATACTCAACAACGGCCAGCTTCTTACTCTCACCTTAGACAAGTCCTCTGGTTCTGGTTTTCAATCCAAAGCAGAGTATTTGTTCGGAAAGATCGATATGCAGATTAAGCTCGTGCCCGGTAACTCGGCAGGAACAGTAACAACTTTCTAC CTGAAGTCAGAAGGATCGACTTGGGATGAGATTGATTTTGAGTTCTTGGGTAATATGAGTGGAGATCCTTACACTTTACATACTAATGTCTACACTCAAGGTAAAGGTGACAAAGAACAACAGTTCCATCTTTGGTTCGACCCAGCCGCGAACTTCCACACTTACTCAATCCTCTGGAACCCTCAAAGAATCAT ATGGACCGTCGATAATACACCGATTAGAGAGTTTAAGAACTCTGAGCCTCTCGGTGTTTTGTTTCCAAAGAGCAAGCCGATGAGGATGTACGCGAGTTTATGGAACGCAGATGATTGGGCAACGAGAGGCGGTCTGGTTAAAACGGATTGGTCCAAAGCTCCATTCGTGGCTTCTTACAGGCACATTAAATGTGATGGGTGTGTTCATGCTAACGGCCGGTCGTCTTGTAGCTCGACGAGACCAACCTCTAATTGGTACACTCAACAAATGGATTCGACGAGCCAAGCTAGGCTCAGATGGGTCCAGAAGAATTATATGATCTACAATTATTGTACGGATAGTAAGAGGTTCCCTCAGGGAATCCCTCGGGAATGTGCAACAAGCGCATAG
- the LOC106390050 gene encoding protein YIP4b-like: MSHNDTIPLYQSSQSDIDEIENMMNGGLQSGPGTVLPARPPSPIRPSIPVSSSPFVQSNLPPLPPSSSSVPAPPSLPPAVKFGSSEGSKTIGFGSPPNTLTEPVWDTVKRDLSRIVSNLKLVVFPNPNREDPGKALRDWDLWGPFFFIVFLGLALSWSASVKKSEVFAVAFALLAAGAVILTLNVLLLGGHIIFFQSLSLLGYCLFPLDVGAVICMLKDNVILKMIVVTVTLAWSSWAAYPFMSAAVNPRRKALALYPVFLMYVSVGFLIIAID, from the exons ATGTCTCACAACGATACGATTCCGCTCTACCAATCGTCCCAATCAGACATCGACGAGATCGAGAACATGATGAACGGCGGACTCCAATCGGGTCCCGGAACCGTCCTCCCCGCGCGTCCGCCGAGCCCGATCCGTCCCTCGATCCCCGTCTCATCCTCTCCCTTCGTCCAATCCAACCTCCCTCCGCTTCCGCCGTCTTCATCCTCCGTCCCAGCCCCTCCGTCGCTTCCGCCGGCGGTTAAATTCGGCAGCTCGGAAGGCTCGAAGACGATCGGATTCGGGTCTCCGCCGAACACGTTGACGGAGCCGGTGTGGGACACGGTGAAGCGGGATCTGTCGAGGATCGTGAGTAACCTGAAGCTGGTGGTGTTTCCGAATCCGAATCGGGAGGATCCTGGGAAGGCGCTTAGGGATTGGGATCTGTGGGGTCCGTTTTTCTTCATTGTCTTCTTGGGCCTTGCGCTTTCGTGGTCTGCTTCGGTTAAGAAG TCAGAAGTGTTTGCCGTGGCATTTGCACTACTTGCAGCTGGAGCGGTGATCCTCACACTAAATGTACTGCTCCTG GGAGGACATATAATCTTCTTCCAAAGCCTAAGCCTTTTGGGATACTGTCTATTCCCACTGGACGTTGGAGCAGTGATCTGCATGTTGAAGGACAATGTTATACTGAAAATGATCGTAGTCACTGTGACCCTTGCCTGGAGCTCGTGGGCAGCTTATCCTTTCATGAGCGCCGCCGTGAACCCAAGAAGAAAGGCTCTTGCACTTTATCCGGTCTTCCTCATGTATGTGTCTGTTggattcttgatcattgccatTGATTAA